The following are encoded in a window of Paenibacillus polymyxa genomic DNA:
- the isdE gene encoding heme ABC transporter substrate-binding protein IsdE, with amino-acid sequence MKRYIALAQGKTFGLYMLIGIVILLLAGCSGGAQAGQNQSDGSKSAATSNATGKSSDGKAQAPRIVATTVAIAEITDALGLDLAGKPTSTKVLPDRYKDVPDVGNPMSPDMEKVMSLKPTDVLSVTTLKYDLEPKFKDLKINAEFLNFESLANMQKEIQKLGDTFGKADKAKEINGALDAKVAEIQQKIKGKKSPKVLILLGVPGSYLVATEHSYIGDLVKIAGGTNVVQGEKVEFIAHNTEALQQSNPDIILRAAHGMPDEVVKMFDEEFKTNDIWKHFNAVKNGHVYDLPEPLFGTTGNLAANSALDELMKMLYPSN; translated from the coding sequence ATGAAACGGTATATAGCATTGGCTCAAGGAAAAACATTTGGTTTGTATATGTTAATCGGCATCGTGATCTTGTTGCTGGCTGGATGTTCGGGAGGGGCACAGGCCGGGCAGAACCAGAGCGATGGTTCGAAATCAGCGGCAACATCTAATGCAACCGGAAAGTCGTCTGACGGTAAAGCTCAAGCTCCTCGTATTGTGGCGACTACGGTAGCCATTGCGGAAATCACGGATGCACTAGGCCTGGATTTGGCAGGCAAGCCGACAAGCACGAAAGTGCTGCCTGACCGTTACAAGGATGTGCCTGATGTGGGTAATCCGATGAGTCCTGATATGGAAAAAGTGATGTCATTGAAGCCGACGGACGTACTGTCGGTGACGACACTGAAATATGATCTGGAGCCTAAATTTAAAGATTTGAAAATCAATGCCGAATTTTTAAATTTTGAAAGTCTCGCGAATATGCAAAAAGAAATTCAAAAGCTGGGAGACACGTTTGGCAAAGCCGATAAGGCCAAAGAGATTAATGGAGCTTTGGATGCCAAAGTAGCCGAGATTCAACAAAAGATCAAAGGGAAGAAATCCCCTAAAGTATTGATTTTGCTGGGAGTACCGGGAAGCTATCTGGTGGCTACCGAGCATTCCTATATTGGGGATCTGGTTAAAATTGCAGGCGGAACCAATGTGGTTCAGGGCGAGAAGGTGGAGTTCATTGCCCACAATACCGAAGCCTTGCAGCAATCCAACCCCGATATCATTTTGCGCGCTGCACACGGGATGCCGGATGAAGTAGTGAAAATGTTCGATGAAGAGTTCAAAACTAACGATATCTGGAAGCATTTCAACGCTGTGAAAAATGGGCATGTCTATGATCTGCCTGAACCGTTGTTTGGCACAACAGGGAATTTAGCGGCAAACTCGGCGCTGG
- a CDS encoding NEAT domain-containing protein: MKSRFNKFITTFAAILMLFSLFSPYVGATPEGESTSSNLPDLSTTVTSATYATYEIPVEVPSTYAEPTNAVTTTDATYADGEYLIDYKPLRKTVSGSTRDSSFKTNYTYPGDLIIKDGKYHFSFKFAESQGLSKFLVEQNGETAPAKIEVDSGKTSGTVSFDVYDFHQNVNTEFGFNSSSPWYVDTDPDRSVKEWIEFDPSSLRLKNSTENPTVPPVTPPVTPPNTGEKLADLDFTLLKDESNEKSMMDGYTEKPGSLIERGGKRYVQFTLKNSKQIDGFKVEQNGVLTDTSVVSEDQTANTRMIEFEVKDLPAKLNAWVSINWPELGYVNTYNVDLQLASAPAPSDLADGTYSINFNALHATKDQASAMAQYLLSPATLTVSKGQKEVSFTIKDSTTVTEFKTEQNRTLTDADIVSEDKTANTRVVKFKVADLDAILNAQVHVSTTYPGGVYEMDHKLRLQFDKSSIANTPSPVDPGTPGKVLADGTYSIHFDALHATKDQKSAMGQYLLSPATLTALKGKYEASFTIKDSATVTEFKTEQNGTLTDADIVSEDKNANTRVVKFKVADLDAILNAQVHVSTTYPGGVYEMDHKLRLQFDRSSIAVKGTDGGTTPVTENGRYSIDFSVLKNGSNEISVMDGYMQKPATLLRQSGKNVIQIKMDKSSWIKTFKVNGAEAPVVEQSTSADTRTVQFEVPNLSDKVTVNTHVIVPGLDLGGIPYDHVYDVQFQFEPATIRSFVEPSSTGATDPIVKLDFDKLVNGKYALKFSILLSDGSTGVDSPAQRFITNEPAQLVVEGDKQFVGLKLQNGNEVKALRIWDNASGDYRDAEVTQEDAASNTKHVRFSVNDFKNNVKGQLVVYEAPKVASATPMVFKTEDRVEKVYDFEFKFDTSNVAYYNDKKSAEAEKGKNNLADGEYTANFRVLANGTDKDSLAAPFVQNLAKLIVKDGKVQAHVTVTDNQALKLFQTDFEGRYANPTIVASDTKGDTHTIAFEVPDLDKKLSVYTQVYLPEKYILNEKFGGQIQFDRASLKGEGVNAATTATATEPTAASTDKAAETTASVAETKPVVEQPVQTASEKQYTINYNVFKDKTSEASVMDGYLDKPATLIEKGDKRYIQITLKNSSWMPALQVEQNGTLKDVEVISTSGDTRVVQFEVGDLSQKMGAYTHVIVPGLVLGGVPYDHWYTVQFQFDEESLKAK; encoded by the coding sequence TTGAAAAGCCGATTTAACAAATTTATAACGACATTTGCTGCTATTCTAATGTTGTTTTCTTTATTTTCACCATATGTAGGAGCAACACCTGAGGGTGAGTCCACTTCGTCGAATTTGCCCGATTTAAGCACTACAGTCACTAGTGCTACTTATGCTACTTATGAGATTCCGGTAGAAGTGCCCAGCACATATGCTGAGCCTACCAATGCTGTGACCACTACTGATGCGACCTATGCAGATGGAGAATACCTGATCGATTACAAACCTTTAAGAAAGACAGTCAGCGGTAGCACTAGGGATTCAAGCTTCAAAACAAACTATACCTATCCTGGAGATTTGATCATTAAGGATGGAAAATACCATTTTTCATTTAAGTTTGCGGAATCTCAAGGTCTTTCGAAATTTTTAGTTGAACAAAACGGGGAAACAGCTCCCGCAAAAATAGAGGTGGATTCTGGGAAAACTTCCGGGACTGTAAGCTTCGATGTTTATGATTTTCATCAAAATGTAAATACGGAGTTTGGATTTAATAGCAGTTCTCCATGGTATGTAGATACCGATCCAGACCGTTCAGTGAAGGAATGGATTGAGTTTGATCCTTCCAGTTTGAGACTTAAAAACTCAACGGAGAATCCAACGGTTCCACCTGTAACACCACCGGTAACGCCTCCTAATACAGGAGAGAAACTCGCTGATTTGGACTTTACCCTTTTGAAAGATGAAAGCAATGAAAAGTCAATGATGGATGGGTATACGGAGAAACCAGGCTCTCTAATTGAGCGTGGTGGTAAACGATATGTCCAATTTACATTAAAGAACAGTAAGCAGATTGATGGTTTCAAGGTAGAGCAAAATGGAGTGTTAACCGACACCTCTGTTGTAAGTGAAGATCAAACTGCGAATACACGTATGATCGAGTTTGAAGTAAAAGATCTGCCTGCCAAGCTGAACGCATGGGTAAGCATCAACTGGCCTGAGCTGGGCTACGTGAATACTTATAACGTAGATCTTCAGCTGGCCTCTGCACCCGCACCATCAGATTTGGCGGATGGAACGTACTCGATTAACTTTAACGCGCTGCACGCCACAAAAGATCAAGCGTCAGCGATGGCACAATATCTGTTGTCTCCAGCGACTTTGACGGTATCGAAGGGACAAAAAGAAGTCTCCTTTACCATTAAAGATAGCACCACAGTAACGGAGTTCAAAACAGAACAAAACAGAACGTTAACAGATGCGGATATTGTAAGTGAGGACAAGACAGCCAATACGCGTGTTGTGAAATTCAAAGTAGCGGATTTGGACGCGATTTTGAATGCACAAGTACATGTGAGCACGACCTATCCAGGTGGGGTTTATGAGATGGATCATAAGCTTCGTCTGCAATTTGACAAGAGCAGCATAGCTAATACTCCATCCCCGGTTGATCCTGGGACGCCAGGAAAGGTTTTAGCTGATGGAACGTATTCAATCCATTTCGATGCATTGCACGCAACAAAGGATCAAAAATCGGCAATGGGGCAATATTTATTATCTCCAGCGACACTGACGGCATTGAAAGGCAAGTATGAAGCTTCCTTTACCATCAAAGACAGCGCAACGGTGACGGAGTTCAAAACAGAACAAAACGGAACGTTGACAGATGCAGATATCGTAAGTGAGGACAAGAATGCTAATACACGTGTTGTGAAATTCAAAGTAGCGGATCTGGATGCTATTCTGAATGCACAAGTACACGTGAGCACGACCTACCCGGGTGGGGTTTATGAGATGGATCATAAGCTTCGTCTGCAATTTGACCGCAGCAGCATTGCAGTAAAAGGAACAGACGGCGGCACAACTCCCGTGACTGAAAACGGCAGATACAGCATTGATTTCTCCGTCCTCAAAAATGGAAGCAATGAAATATCTGTGATGGATGGCTATATGCAAAAACCAGCCACACTGCTAAGACAGTCCGGTAAAAATGTGATTCAGATCAAAATGGACAAGAGCAGCTGGATCAAAACCTTTAAAGTAAATGGTGCAGAAGCTCCGGTGGTTGAGCAATCGACCTCCGCAGATACAAGAACAGTACAATTTGAAGTGCCAAATCTCTCGGATAAAGTGACAGTGAATACGCATGTGATCGTACCTGGATTGGATTTGGGCGGCATCCCATATGATCACGTATATGATGTGCAATTTCAATTCGAGCCTGCTACTATTCGCAGCTTTGTCGAGCCTTCCTCTACAGGAGCTACAGATCCTATCGTAAAATTGGATTTTGACAAGCTTGTCAATGGGAAATATGCCTTGAAATTCAGCATTCTGTTGTCGGATGGTTCCACAGGAGTGGATTCTCCAGCTCAACGCTTTATCACTAATGAACCAGCGCAATTGGTCGTGGAAGGCGACAAACAATTTGTAGGTCTGAAGCTGCAAAACGGTAATGAAGTGAAGGCGTTGCGCATTTGGGACAACGCAAGCGGGGACTACCGAGACGCAGAAGTGACCCAGGAAGATGCAGCAAGCAATACGAAGCACGTTCGTTTTAGCGTAAATGACTTTAAAAACAATGTAAAAGGCCAACTAGTTGTCTATGAAGCCCCTAAAGTGGCAAGTGCCACTCCGATGGTCTTTAAGACGGAGGATCGGGTAGAGAAGGTATACGATTTTGAATTTAAATTCGATACCAGTAATGTAGCTTATTACAACGACAAGAAGTCGGCTGAAGCAGAAAAAGGGAAAAACAACTTAGCGGATGGAGAGTACACTGCGAACTTCCGTGTGCTTGCGAACGGAACGGATAAGGATTCTCTAGCGGCTCCTTTTGTACAAAATCTAGCGAAATTGATTGTGAAAGATGGTAAAGTTCAGGCCCATGTAACCGTTACGGACAACCAGGCTTTGAAGCTATTCCAAACGGATTTTGAAGGCCGTTATGCCAATCCAACGATTGTGGCTTCCGACACAAAAGGTGACACGCACACTATTGCGTTTGAAGTGCCTGATCTGGATAAAAAGTTGAGTGTGTACACACAGGTATATCTGCCTGAGAAATACATTCTAAATGAGAAATTCGGCGGACAGATTCAATTTGACCGTGCATCGCTTAAAGGTGAGGGAGTCAATGCAGCTACAACTGCAACCGCAACTGAACCAACAGCAGCTTCTACGGACAAGGCAGCAGAAACAACTGCATCTGTGGCTGAAACAAAACCAGTAGTTGAGCAACCGGTTCAAACGGCTTCCGAGAAGCAATACACGATTAATTACAACGTATTTAAAGATAAAACGAGTGAAGCTTCCGTTATGGACGGTTATCTCGACAAGCCAGCTACACTGATTGAAAAGGGAGACAAGCGCTATATTCAAATTACTTTGAAAAATAGCTCATGGATGCCAGCTCTCCAAGTAGAGCAAAACGGTACCCTGAAAGATGTGGAAGTAATCTCGACATCCGGCGATACACGTGTCGTTCAATTCGAGGTAGGGGACTTGTCTCAGAAAATGGGTGCTTACACACACGTCATTGTGCCTGGTTTGGTCCTTGGCGGAGTGCCGTATGATCACTGGTATACAGTTCAGTTCCAATTTGATGAAGAAAGCCTAAAAGCGAAGTAG
- a CDS encoding NEAT domain-containing protein: protein MNMIMNRMEKWSLKKVMLTVVMAALVFVVLAPFSANKANAALPNGTYQLPYTVYKDGTTQPSYMDTNGYVKKPATLIVTNGQYKVRVAITKSAWVTEFKTQQNGQYVNATVVSTSGDTRIVEFPVTSPSQKLNVKLHVSVPAEYTGGIPYDHDYVVQFQFDDSDI, encoded by the coding sequence ATGAACATGATTATGAATCGTATGGAAAAATGGTCTTTGAAAAAAGTAATGCTTACTGTAGTGATGGCAGCGCTTGTTTTTGTGGTACTAGCTCCATTTTCTGCCAATAAAGCAAACGCGGCTTTGCCTAATGGAACGTATCAATTGCCTTATACCGTTTATAAAGATGGAACGACTCAGCCATCTTACATGGATACAAATGGTTATGTGAAAAAACCAGCCACACTGATTGTTACGAATGGTCAATATAAAGTGAGAGTAGCTATTACCAAGAGTGCTTGGGTTACTGAATTCAAAACTCAACAAAACGGTCAGTATGTGAATGCGACTGTAGTAAGCACATCAGGGGATACAAGAATAGTCGAATTCCCTGTAACTAGCCCGTCTCAAAAATTGAACGTTAAACTGCATGTAAGTGTGCCTGCAGAATACACTGGTGGTATTCCGTACGATCACGACTATGTTGTTCAATTCCAATTCGACGACAGCGATATCTAA
- a CDS encoding NEAT domain-containing protein, with product MNMVMNRFEQFSFKKVFVALIMTALVFALVAPFSAKAAAADGTYNVDYTVLKDQTNETSRLDSYLTKPAQVTVANGKNVVRLTVKSSNLITTFKVEQNGVLQDATVVSTDTANNTRVVEFEVADLNAKVNAYAEITIPVIGYTGKYDVQLQFDEI from the coding sequence ATGAATATGGTAATGAATCGCTTTGAGCAATTTTCTTTTAAGAAGGTATTTGTAGCATTGATCATGACAGCGCTTGTTTTTGCACTCGTTGCTCCATTCTCAGCTAAAGCGGCAGCAGCCGACGGCACGTATAACGTAGACTATACCGTTCTGAAGGATCAAACCAATGAAACTTCTCGATTGGATAGCTACCTGACGAAGCCTGCTCAGGTTACGGTAGCTAATGGCAAAAATGTCGTTCGTCTGACTGTGAAAAGCAGCAATCTGATTACAACGTTCAAAGTAGAGCAAAATGGCGTACTGCAAGATGCGACTGTGGTAAGCACAGATACTGCGAACAACACTCGTGTAGTGGAATTCGAAGTTGCTGATCTGAATGCAAAAGTGAATGCTTACGCTGAAATCACAATTCCAGTAATCGGCTACACAGGCAAGTACGATGTACAACTGCAATTCGACGAAATCTAA
- the isdC gene encoding heme uptake protein IsdC: MKKGYSAIIAVFLLVSVLSFWPTSSSVVAAAASPTLADGTYTLKYNILKAENDSVSMANDYFEKPAKLYVKKGQMTMQIKLNHSEWTTGFKVDYKGKIIDTKVIHKDAKTDTRTVQFPITSVNSPLISKIHVTVPAYNYDHDYTIRFAFDSKSVKKIAAVQSAKSTKSSKK; this comes from the coding sequence ATGAAGAAGGGGTATTCTGCAATTATTGCTGTGTTTCTGCTGGTGAGTGTGCTGAGCTTTTGGCCAACTTCGTCATCTGTAGTAGCCGCTGCGGCTTCTCCAACATTGGCGGATGGTACATACACGCTCAAATACAATATCCTCAAGGCAGAAAATGATTCGGTGTCCATGGCTAATGATTATTTTGAAAAACCAGCTAAGTTGTATGTAAAAAAAGGTCAAATGACCATGCAAATTAAGCTGAATCATAGCGAATGGACAACTGGGTTTAAAGTAGATTACAAAGGCAAAATCATCGATACAAAGGTCATCCATAAGGATGCCAAAACCGATACCCGCACCGTACAATTTCCAATTACGAGTGTGAACAGCCCGTTAATCTCTAAAATCCATGTTACTGTCCCTGCGTATAACTACGATCATGATTATACGATCCGCTTCGCTTTTGATTCCAAAAGCGTCAAAAAAATAGCAGCCGTCCAGTCAGCGAAATCAACTAAATCTTCCAAGAAGTAA
- a CDS encoding ABC transporter substrate-binding protein — MKSYVLWSSAALLLTVTGCSNGTSTADHKPASASVSTASSTTSGATIQVTDFSKRMLAFQKVPQHIVALSNGDLDIIYALGGTAVGRPNSNGPSVVPAAENVQQIGSTHEVDLEKITMLKPDVVLGNYPMNEKDIPAIEGVGSQLLLTGANSVHDIQSQITLFGQLLQKQAQAVKLNQQIDQQVAKLQKETASASKPKVLLVYGAPATYMAALPNSLSGNILEAAGGSNIAADFPGLQNFPQYAQLNTERIIEADPDYIFIMTHGNTEDVKAAFIKEMQENAAWNGIRAVKNNQVEVLPSDLFGTNPGTRVTKALDLMHQKLYPAK, encoded by the coding sequence ATGAAATCTTATGTGTTGTGGTCATCCGCAGCGCTTTTATTGACAGTTACCGGATGCAGTAATGGTACCTCGACCGCAGATCACAAACCAGCCAGTGCTTCCGTATCTACCGCTTCAAGCACGACAAGTGGCGCGACGATTCAAGTTACTGATTTCTCAAAACGGATGTTGGCCTTTCAAAAGGTCCCTCAACATATCGTTGCGCTCAGCAATGGCGATCTGGATATTATTTACGCATTGGGCGGGACAGCCGTGGGCAGGCCCAACTCCAATGGACCCTCCGTCGTACCTGCTGCTGAAAACGTTCAGCAAATAGGCTCCACTCACGAAGTTGATCTGGAGAAAATTACGATGCTCAAACCGGATGTCGTGCTAGGCAATTATCCTATGAATGAAAAAGACATTCCAGCCATTGAAGGAGTCGGTTCACAGCTGCTGCTGACGGGAGCCAATTCAGTTCACGATATTCAGTCGCAAATTACGCTGTTCGGACAATTACTGCAAAAGCAGGCTCAGGCCGTGAAGCTAAATCAGCAAATTGACCAACAAGTAGCTAAGCTGCAAAAGGAAACCGCTTCTGCCTCCAAACCGAAGGTGTTGCTGGTCTACGGAGCCCCGGCTACGTATATGGCGGCACTGCCAAATTCACTAAGTGGAAACATACTGGAAGCTGCGGGTGGCTCGAACATCGCCGCTGATTTTCCGGGCCTGCAAAATTTCCCGCAATATGCGCAGCTGAACACAGAACGCATCATCGAGGCTGACCCTGACTACATCTTCATCATGACCCATGGCAATACGGAAGATGTTAAAGCCGCATTTATAAAAGAAATGCAGGAAAATGCAGCTTGGAACGGAATCCGAGCAGTCAAAAACAATCAGGTCGAGGTTTTACCTTCAGATCTGTTCGGTACGAATCCGGGCACACGTGTCACTAAAGCGCTGGATTTGATGCATCAAAAGCTGTATCCGGCGAAATAG
- a CDS encoding FecCD family ABC transporter permease yields MNKLQRARRRTIAWITLPILLLAVSVYGLAYGSVSIPLQEIYHVLLHNDESTYRTILIDLRLPRVLVGLLVGACLAASGALLQGVMKNPLADPGIIGVSAGGGLAAVITMVMLPQLSYLLPITAFLGAFLSAIVIYLLAWDRGASPVKIVLAGVAINALLGALTNGVMVMYSDRVQAVLPWLSGGLNGRSWHHLEFMAPYAIIGLIASFFAIKPANLLLLGDDSAQLLGQRVELQRMLIILLSALLAGTAVSVAGLIGFVGLVVPHVIRLLIGEDYRFLLPLSMVGGGTLVVLADTVARSWFDPIELPVGILLAVIGAPFFLILLKKRGSFG; encoded by the coding sequence ATGAACAAACTACAGCGCGCCAGAAGACGCACCATCGCCTGGATTACCCTTCCGATTCTACTGCTGGCCGTCTCTGTGTACGGTCTGGCCTACGGTTCGGTGTCGATTCCACTTCAAGAAATCTATCATGTTTTGCTACATAATGATGAATCTACCTATCGCACGATCCTGATAGATCTCCGGCTACCTAGAGTATTAGTAGGTTTACTGGTGGGAGCTTGTCTTGCAGCTTCTGGAGCACTTCTTCAAGGTGTGATGAAAAATCCATTGGCTGACCCTGGCATTATTGGTGTATCGGCTGGAGGTGGACTTGCCGCCGTCATTACGATGGTGATGCTTCCACAGCTCAGCTACCTTCTTCCGATAACCGCCTTTTTGGGAGCCTTCCTGAGCGCAATCGTCATTTATCTGCTGGCTTGGGACCGAGGGGCATCGCCTGTCAAAATTGTGCTCGCTGGCGTTGCGATCAACGCGCTGCTGGGCGCACTCACTAACGGCGTAATGGTCATGTACAGCGACCGCGTACAGGCCGTTCTTCCTTGGCTATCCGGCGGATTAAACGGAAGAAGCTGGCATCATCTAGAGTTTATGGCGCCTTACGCCATCATTGGATTAATCGCCTCTTTCTTTGCAATTAAACCTGCTAATTTACTGCTGCTGGGCGACGATTCAGCACAGCTGCTTGGTCAGCGAGTAGAGCTTCAACGTATGCTCATTATCCTGCTGTCTGCCCTGCTCGCCGGTACAGCGGTCAGTGTAGCTGGGCTAATCGGCTTTGTAGGACTGGTCGTTCCCCATGTCATACGGCTGCTAATCGGGGAAGATTATCGTTTCCTCCTCCCCCTTTCCATGGTAGGCGGTGGAACGCTGGTTGTCCTAGCAGATACGGTGGCACGATCTTGGTTTGACCCGATTGAACTGCCTGTAGGTATTTTGTTAGCCGTCATCGGGGCACCGTTCTTCTTAATCCTGCTCAAGAAACGGGGGAGTTTCGGATGA
- a CDS encoding ABC transporter ATP-binding protein: MTAIQSEHISLQRGYFQLDDVNITLPAGQLTAIVGPNGSGKSTLLRIMTRLLKQDQGQVSVLGKPVQEYKRRDFAQTITMLPQMKDMLPLLTVRELVAYGRSPHAKGLRVRHTGQDQQIVDHVMKITGIQPYADRMFHTLSGGEQQKARIAMALAQQTGILLLDEPTTFLDIAHQFEVMDMLRRINHESGLTIVMVLHDLQQAAAYCHHMIALKKGRIAVAGEPREILTSAFLRDIYEMNATIKFEDGYPVIIPTIPHHSGGI, translated from the coding sequence ATGACAGCCATTCAGAGTGAGCATATCTCCTTACAACGTGGGTATTTCCAGCTGGACGATGTGAATATCACCTTGCCTGCTGGTCAGCTCACCGCGATCGTCGGACCGAACGGTTCAGGCAAGTCCACGCTTTTGCGGATTATGACCCGGTTGCTCAAGCAGGATCAGGGTCAGGTTTCCGTGCTGGGCAAACCCGTGCAGGAGTACAAGCGGCGTGATTTTGCCCAGACGATTACAATGCTGCCGCAAATGAAGGATATGCTGCCGTTATTGACGGTCCGCGAGCTGGTCGCTTACGGGAGATCTCCTCATGCCAAAGGCTTGAGGGTACGCCATACCGGACAGGACCAGCAAATCGTGGACCATGTCATGAAGATCACGGGCATCCAGCCCTATGCAGATCGAATGTTCCATACTCTATCAGGAGGTGAACAACAAAAAGCGCGAATTGCAATGGCTTTGGCCCAACAAACAGGTATTCTTTTGCTCGATGAACCGACCACTTTTCTGGATATCGCCCACCAATTTGAAGTTATGGATATGCTGCGGCGTATCAATCACGAGTCCGGCTTGACGATTGTTATGGTACTGCATGATTTGCAGCAAGCTGCGGCCTATTGTCATCATATGATTGCACTTAAAAAGGGACGAATCGCCGTTGCCGGCGAACCCCGTGAGATTTTGACGTCTGCTTTTCTTCGCGACATTTATGAAATGAACGCTACCATCAAATTTGAGGATGGCTATCCGGTTATTATACCGACCATACCACATCATTCAGGAGGAATTTAA
- the isdG gene encoding heme oxygenase: MVIVTNTSKITPGNAHLLIERFNKEGKVEKMEGFLGLEVLLTENTKDYEEVTISTRWKEKENFQGWTKSKAFRESHSHRQIPDYIIENKITFYEVKIVRHPIANSDSSLASDSEAV; this comes from the coding sequence ATGGTTATCGTTACAAATACATCTAAAATCACACCGGGCAATGCACATTTACTCATCGAAAGATTTAACAAAGAAGGAAAAGTTGAAAAAATGGAGGGCTTTCTCGGTCTGGAAGTACTGCTGACTGAAAACACGAAAGATTATGAGGAAGTAACCATCAGTACACGCTGGAAAGAAAAAGAGAACTTCCAAGGCTGGACGAAAAGCAAAGCATTCCGCGAATCCCATAGCCATCGTCAAATTCCGGACTATATTATTGAAAATAAAATCACGTTCTATGAAGTTAAAATCGTTCGTCATCCCATCGCCAACAGCGATTCCTCTTTGGCAAGTGATTCCGAAGCAGTTTAA
- a CDS encoding MBL fold metallo-hydrolase, whose product MPKVRFNNMDHVNTDKTIKQFRQWRQERRSKIKDYTFVVPNHPPELEFLHSNREMATATWVGHSTFFIQYLGLNIVTDPVWAERMAFDKRLAPPGIRIQDVPPLDIILLSHSHYDHLHLESLRKLYRADTLMLVPSGLKAKMIRKGFRNCHELQWWEHFTVGGVRFTFVPAQHWTRRTPFDTNTSHWGGYVLQSEQQVIGSATSVTESNPHSSADSEDAPTLYFVGDTGYFRGFKEIGERFAIDLTFMPIGAYEPEWFMTSQHVTPEEALQGFVDCGADQMIPMHYGAFKLADDTPREALDRLEAERERMGIAKERIHVLGHGETLKIGRRCSTTI is encoded by the coding sequence ATGCCCAAAGTACGTTTTAACAATATGGATCATGTAAATACCGATAAAACAATCAAGCAATTCAGACAATGGCGGCAGGAGCGACGCAGCAAAATAAAGGATTATACGTTCGTTGTGCCAAACCATCCCCCGGAGCTGGAATTTCTGCATAGCAATCGGGAGATGGCGACAGCCACCTGGGTGGGACATTCCACCTTTTTCATCCAGTATCTTGGGCTGAATATCGTCACCGATCCGGTATGGGCAGAGCGTATGGCTTTTGATAAAAGGTTGGCTCCGCCCGGCATTCGTATTCAGGATGTACCACCACTGGACATCATTCTGCTGTCTCATTCCCATTATGATCATTTACATTTAGAATCGTTGCGGAAATTATATCGTGCAGATACGTTGATGCTTGTCCCCTCGGGGTTAAAGGCGAAAATGATCCGCAAAGGTTTTCGTAACTGTCATGAGCTGCAATGGTGGGAGCATTTTACGGTAGGAGGGGTACGATTTACGTTTGTTCCAGCCCAGCATTGGACACGACGCACGCCGTTTGATACCAATACTTCGCATTGGGGTGGATACGTTCTGCAAAGTGAACAGCAGGTGATTGGCTCTGCCACGTCCGTCACGGAATCCAATCCTCATTCTAGTGCAGACTCAGAGGATGCACCAACGTTGTATTTTGTGGGAGACACCGGATATTTTCGTGGGTTTAAGGAGATTGGCGAGCGCTTTGCCATTGATCTGACCTTTATGCCGATTGGCGCGTACGAACCGGAATGGTTCATGACCTCGCAGCACGTGACACCGGAGGAGGCATTGCAAGGGTTTGTAGATTGTGGCGCAGATCAGATGATTCCGATGCACTACGGAGCCTTCAAGCTGGCGGATGATACGCCAAGAGAGGCGCTGGACCGGCTCGAAGCGGAGCGTGAGCGTATGGGTATTGCGAAGGAACGCATTCATGTTCTTGGGCACGGAGAGACGCTGAAAATTGGACGTCGCTGCTCAACTACAATCTGA
- the cydS gene encoding cytochrome bd oxidase small subunit CydS translates to MAAFEHFTIMYESPIIIVVAIAFLFIYSARFKNPQD, encoded by the coding sequence GTGGCTGCTTTCGAGCATTTTACGATTATGTACGAGTCACCTATCATTATTGTCGTGGCGATAGCGTTTTTGTTTATTTATTCGGCACGCTTTAAAAATCCACAGGACTGA